From the Sebastes fasciatus isolate fSebFas1 chromosome 3, fSebFas1.pri, whole genome shotgun sequence genome, one window contains:
- the LOC141764397 gene encoding E3 ubiquitin-protein ligase RBBP6-like isoform X3 has translation MSCVHYKFSSKLDYNTVTFDGLHITLNELKRQIMGRERLKATDCDLQITNAQTREEYTDDEVHIPKHSSVIVRRTPLGGVKPAGRTFIVDRSDTAVVGSSRPVCKTNPKSTLSLPLPPLTSLPLSGFSHLS, from the exons ATGTCGTGTGTTCACTATAAATTCTCTTCCAAACTGGACTACAACACAGTCACTTTCGATGGGCTGCATATCACCCTCAACGAGCTTAAAAGGCAGATTATGGGCCGAGAGCGCCTCAAGGCCACAGACTGCGACCTGCAGATCACCAATGCGCAGACTCGAGAAG AGTACACAGATGACGAAGTCCACATCCCGAAACACTCGTCCGTGATCGTCCGCCGCACTCCGCTTGGTGGAGTAAAGCCTGCTGGCAGGACGTTCATTGT agaTCGTTCTGACACAGCTGTGGTGGGATCTTCTAGACCCGTATGTAAAACAAACCCAAAATCAacactctctcttcctcttcctcctctcacctctcttcctctttctggcTTTAGTCACCTTTCTTGA